The nucleotide window TTAAAATTTAAATCTATGAGAGTAATAAGAGCAAAAAGCGAAAAAGATATTATAGAAAATATTAATAACTATGTTTTAGTTGATGCTTTTGTTGATGCTTTTGGTGGAGCAGGTAAAAGAGTTGCTTTAGAATGGTTTAACCGTGTTGATTGTTCTAAAATTGTTCTTGCTGGTGGTTTAACCCAAGATAATATCTGCGAATTAAAAGGTTATACTTTTTATGGTGTTGATGTAAGTTCTGGTGTAGAAGAAAGCAAGGGTAAAAAAGATAAACAAAAAATGATAAACTTTGTAAAAGCTGTAAATGAAATCAAATAAAAACTTCTATTCAAACCTTGTGGAAAATCTAAAAAAATCTCCTATTGTATTTGATGATTTTTTGAATATTCTTTCAAAACATAAAGAGAAGTTTTTTGATAATCCAGAGTTAGAATTTGAATTGCTACTTTCAAATGGATTTGCTATTGATATTGAAGATGATAAAGTCTTTTTAAAAACAACAAAAACAAAAATTAGTGAACAAACTTTTTGTATTGTTGATATTGAAACAAATGGTGGTCATGTAAATAAAGGTCATCAAATTATAGAAATAGGTGCAGTAAAATATAAAAATGGAGAGATTTTAGACTCTTATGAGTCTTTAGTGTATGCAAAAGATATTCCAGAATATATTCAAGGTGTTACAAATATTACTCCTTGTATGTTAGAAAATGCTCCTTTATTAAAAAAAGTATTAGAAGAGTTTAAAGTTTTTTTAGATGATGATGTTTTTGTAGCCCATGATATTAAGTTTGATTATAATTTTATATCAAACTCATTGGAAAAATGTAATCTAGGAAAACTTCTTAATCGAAAACTTTGTACTATTGATTTAGCTAGAAGAACAATAAAAGCAGAAAAATATGGTTTAAAATCATTAAAAGAAGTATTACAAATAGATATAGATAATCATCACAGAGCTTATAGTGATGCATTAAGTACAACTTATATCTTAAAAGAAGCTATAAAGCATGTAGATAAAAGTGTTGTTACAGTAGAGGATTTGATTTCTTATTCAAAAAATGCAAAACCTGTTATGCCTAAGATGAAAGTAAATCATAGAAAAAAAGAAGAAAAACAGGAGGTGGAAAAGTAATGTTTACACAAGATAAATATCAAAAAGCACTAAATTTTGCAGCAAAAGCTCATGGTGAACAAAAAACACCCACAGGGCTTTCTTATATAACACATTTAGCTTCAGTTGCTATGGAAGTATTGCATGCTTGTGAAAAGAGTGAATTAAAGCTTGAACAAACTGATTTTGCAATTACAGTTGCCTTGTTACATGATACTATTGAAGATACTGATGTTACTTATGATGATATCTATAAAGAGTTTGGTGCTGAAGTAGCAGAAGCTGTTGATGCTTTAACAAAAGATAAAACAATAGAGTCAAAAAAAGAACAAATGGCAGCTAGTATAAATAATCTTTTAACACAACCTTATGAGATTCAAATGGTTAAGCTTGCAGATAGAATTGTAAACATGCAAGAACCACCAGAGTCTTGGGATAATCTAAAAGTATTAAAT belongs to Arcobacter sp. CECT 8983 and includes:
- a CDS encoding phosphoribosylanthranilate isomerase, translated to MKIKICGITNLEDALAAIEAGADALGFVFYDKSPRYIEPFEARKIVDEIPPFIQTVGLFVNENSGFINQVCTNAKMQLAQVIDDDSFTDFDALKFKSMRVIRAKSEKDIIENINNYVLVDAFVDAFGGAGKRVALEWFNRVDCSKIVLAGGLTQDNICELKGYTFYGVDVSSGVEESKGKKDKQKMINFVKAVNEIK
- a CDS encoding 3'-5' exonuclease, which translates into the protein MKSNKNFYSNLVENLKKSPIVFDDFLNILSKHKEKFFDNPELEFELLLSNGFAIDIEDDKVFLKTTKTKISEQTFCIVDIETNGGHVNKGHQIIEIGAVKYKNGEILDSYESLVYAKDIPEYIQGVTNITPCMLENAPLLKKVLEEFKVFLDDDVFVAHDIKFDYNFISNSLEKCNLGKLLNRKLCTIDLARRTIKAEKYGLKSLKEVLQIDIDNHHRAYSDALSTTYILKEAIKHVDKSVVTVEDLISYSKNAKPVMPKMKVNHRKKEEKQEVEK
- a CDS encoding HD domain-containing protein; translated protein: MFTQDKYQKALNFAAKAHGEQKTPTGLSYITHLASVAMEVLHACEKSELKLEQTDFAITVALLHDTIEDTDVTYDDIYKEFGAEVAEAVDALTKDKTIESKKEQMAASINNLLTQPYEIQMVKLADRIVNMQEPPESWDNLKVLNYHKEAKFILSCLKNCNIHLSKRLEDKINQYIIYINR